The nucleotide window aatacaaaacatcaaTTAATAAGAACTTATTAgttcttatatcatcattcaattctaatccataaccatttaacatatatatgcaaattcatcaagcttcatacacatagtatcaactaccatataagtatcatacatacctgaactttatcgtatttatttatttcattctcacatctttgttcaatacattaattcGTTCAGCAGTCTTTCAATGCTCTAAAAATTCGTACACTTAGTACATCAGTGATTAGCTGAAGCTATAATGATCTCACACACTTAGTTCCATCACATTAAACGGTAGCTATCTcgatattgcacacttagtgcctcatatagctgaagatattccaattcgcacactaagtgctatttatagctgaagctattttgaaacgcacactaagtgccaaacatagttgATTTATCGTCGTACGCAATCAtagtcacgtatatacaatttatgcattattaaaggattaaaaacataattgtaacttcttttatcacgtacgaacttacctcgtagttggaattgacgaatcggatcaattactcgataaccttcgattttccccgatTTAAATCcaagttctttctttcttgatatatatgtattcaaaattaacccatttaatcaccaattcattcaatttaattgaCAAACAcatatttttgcatttttgtACTTTAGCCCTTAAAGTTACACATATATtccatttagtccttatttcaaaaaAACACAATTTACACAAAAATTAGTTACACCCAAGCCTAGTCAAATTTCCTAGAGACCTCTAGCAGCCCAaagctttcatttatttcacaatttaaccattcaatttacacttttcccaaattaatccctaataagcatttttacttaaaatcactttacaaaacatatatatcaagagccaagctttcataattcatcatcaaacatccaaaacCTCAAGCATAAATCaagggaaactttcaaaatcatcaacacattccaaaatttaggcatgggctagctagtactcaaagcaacgattacaaaaacgtagaaatcataaaaaatcgagctcaaaacatacctcaattgaGCTATGAAAGTTCTGAATGGATGAAAGCTTCAAAAACCTactcttttctctattttcgaTCAAATAtggatgaaaataagatgaattttggcttttgttttattttaattatcattaaaacatagtttaccattttacccttaatgaaacctTTATATAACATCCAttaaatgcccatttatgtcaaattccattaTCAATTGTCTAAttaaaacataaggacctttcatttaataagtcatggcaattaagcacttttatcaaattgagctgttaaacaacaaaattagctcaccaaattttcacacatacataatcacatacataaaataatattaaaataattttttgacatcggatttgtggtcctgaaaccactgtttcgatttagctaaaactgggctgttacacatGTGATCTAATATTCTAATAGTTTGATCTGAGTAGGACACTGATATGTATGTCTGACTGTTCTATTTGAGTATATATGTTATATGTAtacgagcatgttaagcatgttaaTTCTTTTACTTCTATATTATGTATCTGTGTTTGGGGTGGGATTTACATATGTAGAGGAAGTGATCTGTACAGCAACCTTTCgcgtgtaatatcccgaattagggcctaatcgaaatagtggtttcatgaccacaaatccaagataaaaataattattttataattattttgatgtttatgatatgattgcatgattgtgtgaaaatttcgtgatgaaatcctatgcctaaagtgcttaaattgaaattagggactaaatcgaataatttgcaaaacttgcattctaggagtttttagtatgaaattgttttggaatattaatgaggaggtcttaaatagcaatttgaccaatttctaagtctatggacaaaaattggacatggatggaatttttggaaagtttagtagtaagggcattttggtcatttagttattaaaatgaattaaaaacaaaattaaaagccaatttttgtccatcttcttcattaggccgaaatttcaagggttctccatagctagggtttgtttcaagcttccaagctccatagtaagtgattccaagcccgcttttaatgttctttacgtttttggaatcctgtagctcgattaagcttatgctagcaataattcaacctagggttcatatttggaaaaatacccataggtgaaatttgtgtattttggtgttttatgatagaatatgaggttttaaattatgttagacaacttgtactactcggttttaagcgaaaacgagtaaaagggcttaattagtaaaaatacctaatagtcataagtacatgttagagtgtgattttgatgttgccatagaagggaaaaatgatcagcatgtcataaaacataagaataagggataaagtttaattcccgagcctaggggcaaaagtgtaattatgcaaaagtttaggggcaaaaatgtaattttgccaaagttcgtattaaatgctgttttgatgaatgtagtaattttgccaaagttcgtattaaatgttgttttgatgaatgtatgtattaaataagattaatttggcattatagatcaagagaaacgagattcaagtcacaatcgagggaaaaacaaattttacgaagaataggctcgattgttaataattttgtaccgaggtaagttcatgtgtaaatgtagtaacataattgtcattttaagcaatttaatgttgtttatatgatatgatgttgattattatcatgaaatattatgctttgtggttattattgaataatatgtaattatgtgaattacttgatgagtatgaactatcaccgaagtatcgatttcgatattccatggaagacggcaaacatgtgtgatcgaggaaaacgctcgtttgaaccttgggaatagattagaatacaagtgacatgtcactaggatggttgagttccgaactcgttgagttgagtccgagttcgtgagatgtaactaggcatccgagctcgttgagttgagtccgagttcacttatggatgcgaacgcccgagctcgttgagttgagtctgagttcacttatgggcgggttacatggtagcttggctacataagttccacaggctattgagtttgtctagtcatgtatggctcttatgttcatgagatccgcgtattcaattatattccgatgtgttcaacgggtgaatcttaagtgaataagaagaaggcctaaaatgaaggtgacatgccggtaagtgtggtaaatgagaaaatttgacaggtatgtgcttaaaccctcgggctgaaaacttggtatgatgaaatcgtaggaagatattaaatgtaaatgaaacatgaatgtcttggtgttgtttatgcaaatgatgttttatgtgagattgtgtgattatattacttgctatttgcatgtgaacttactaagcattggtgcttactccctccttttctttcattgtagttttgacaagccggcttgagaatcgggataggtcgaagactcgttcacactatccgaaggcttaaattggtaaaatggcttgtgtattttgaatgtgacatgtatggcaaaacactcactttgtgtaattgatcttatgatatgactatggtttggtaagaaaagggtttgtaaatgattagccattggaatggccaatataagtcatatttgatgttatgtatgtttaaaatgctatttagtccatgaaaatccttagtagagtgaaatttgccataaaatgaGAATCGACAAGaagagtgatgtaaatttgaaaaatcactaaaatagtagaaatggaattaaatgatgattaagttatgaaattgaagcttaattagtatattttcatatggattgaacaaaacaggtatataaattatattttatgagatatttgaatttttgtgaaacagggacagagtgatttctggatcccctgttctgactttaaaaattcatcatagattgtaaaaaaataattataagtcataatttatatttaaagattccttattgagtctagttttaatagaaataaacttcatagtcattgaaattctgtacagagagatatctgattcgtaatatacagaggtcagagcagttgaaccctgaaacaggggagactttaactaataaactgtattaattggattGTCAAAaacttctataaaaaaattattaaatagatatatgattctagtttcagggaaaatttacggaattggatttcgagtttcgaaaatcgagatatgaatttttaagtgactgtgacgcagattgctagcttgactggaaatttttaaaagaaattgtttgagctgtttaagtaatgaattaaatcgttaacacctcgtgttcgactccgacgacggtctcgggtacggggcgttacgtCGCCTATACTCTGGCAGCTTGATTATTTATTATTCTGTTATGTGTCGCatcgacactatatggtgtgttGGTATAGGTGGGTGATTTTTAACCCATATGATGTGatgatgggggtaggattctataTATCTGTTCTATTTATCTGATTCTGATATCTGTATCTGTTATGGACTTAGCTCCAAATATGTATCTAACTGTATATGAAATTCTGTGTATGTTGCATGACTATTTCTATtgggttacacactaagtttacgaaaactcacatctgtttgtctatTCTGTTcaagtaatccacagacttaggcgggTCGATGCGACGAAGGCTCAGTGGTGACCACTTGACAAAGAACTATTGTTATTTAGGAATAtcaatttcattttaaaatatggtttttcttgagagtttgtaattttggGACTCTTTGGACTATATGGTTTTAacttttggatttggattttgtTTTGCTTTCTTTTCCGCAACATTGACAAAAATACTTTACTCAAACAAATGGTTTTACTAAATGGTTATTGGAAACAAAAGCTTGGTTTCGATTAAAATGATTTTCAAACTTCCATTGCAAATTCTTGATAACTTAAAATGGCCTCAAATAAGATTATAAACGAAAGTTTTCCTAGATATTAAGACTCCGATTGGTAAGCTAATAAAACGATACGTTTTAGAAGATATATTTTAAAACCTTTCTTCGTAACACacccaaattcggccataacatctaggttgacttaggggtgttacatgaggtAACTTCTTTAGATTGGGCCATGTCTTccaggttgggtttggggtgttacaaattgtgtATGTATCCACCAATGATTAGTATCTTGAACAACCATTCTGGAATAACACTATATGTGAGAAGATGGTTAGTATGTAGTGGAGTGCGGAAGATATTTTTATGGAATTTTAAGTAAGAAGAGAGTAGATGAATGTATGGAAAGTGTAAGTCAGTTTGGTATTTGAAAGGATTGGTACGAATAAGAGTGTATTAATTGGCACATAAGCGTAAGTATGAGATTATGATGGTATTTGTCCAAAGCAAAATTAAATGATTAAGAAAGAGTAGATGGCATAGATGGTCCAACAGTTATTACATAAGCATCAATCTAGGTAATATTTTTAAGTTCTAACTAAGTTCTCCTAAACTTATTCATGTCATGTTTATGTTTTAGGTCTTAATGTTAAGAGACTGCGCCTGGAGGGATGATGCCTGGACCACGCCAACGAAGAGGTGTATTGGGTTATTATTCATATAGTGGCAATGTGGTATAGTCTAAGGCTACACCTTATTGTTTATTTTTATCAAACTTCTACTTTGTAATAAGCTATGATAAATCTGTAGTAATAAGTTATTTTAAATACTTTCTTTTGTTATTGGATATTAAGTCCTCcagttaaagaaataaataaaatgtaatatttaaagTGTTCAACTGATTAGATAATTTCTTAAGTATTGTGTTTAGTAACACCAAATATCTGGGCCCGGTGAATCAGGTCAGGTTAGGGCATTACAAAACCCGTGCCAAATGAGTGTCTAACAAAAGCTTTAATTGTCGCTCCATTCAAGTCAAGATAGAaagaaataatttaaataattcataTCAATCCACAAATGATTTTACTGACTAATTTGTTCAAATGtgtattcaaaaataattttttaaagtaaTCAAATACAAACCCAAAATCAAATTGCAATCGTACATTAAGACAAATCCtttaaataaaacatttaaaaataccAGCTATTTTCATAAAGTAGTTGTTCAAGTCATATCCGTGGctaaataaaagagttagaagGAGAGAATGGTGAAAGAATTTCCACAAATAAGGAAATGCTGAAGTTTGCTTCATATTTCTTTGGTAAGCTATTTTCGGCTTCTGATTTGGGTTTTGATGAGCGTGTTTATAGATTAGTGGAGAAAAGGGTAAATGATGATGTGAACGATTTTCTTTTTCAACAATTTACGAAGAAGGATATTACCCACGCAATTAAAACAATGGCGCCGTTGAAAGCTCTTGGATTGATGATTTTTTAGCAATCTTCGTCCAAAGGTACTGGCATATTTTTGGAtctaatatttcaaaatattgTTTATCTTTTTTGAATGATGATTTTGATTTAGGTGATATTCATAGAACACACATTGTTCGGATCCCTAAAATTGATAAACTAAAAAATCTTTCACATTTTAGGCCCATAAGTCTTTGCAatgtaatttacaaaattatcgcgAAAGTCTTGGTGAATCGTATGAGTTCTATTTTGGGATGCTGTATCAATGAAGGCCAAGGGGCTTTTATCCCAAGAAGACTTATATCGGATAATGTGATAATCACTTATGAGGACCTCCATTCTTTGCAGATGAAGAAGAAAGGAAAGAAGGGGAATTTTGCACTTAAACTTCATATGAGTAAAGCATATGATCGGATTGAATGGGATTTTTTGGCCGGTATGATGACTCATTTGGGATTTCATATGAATTGGATTGTTCTTATCATGAGGTGTGTTTGTTCTGTTTCTTATTCAGCGAGCACTAATGGTTTGAATAGTGAGTGGTTCTCATCATCTAGAGGGATAAGGCAGGATGATCCTCTTAGCCCTTACCTTTTTTCTAATTTGTGCAGAAGGTTTCTCTACTCTTATTAATGAAGCTAAGCAAAATGGTCTAATGAAGGGAGCTACTATTCGACGGGAAAGATTTGCTATCAATCACTTATTCTTTGCGGATGATTGTATCTTGTTCGGTGATGCTTCTATAGAGGGAGAAAATGTGGTTCGAGAGATTATCAAGGAGTATGAGGAGATATCGGGTCAGAGAGTGAATTTTGAAAAGTCTTTGATCTATTTTCGGGCTAATGTTGTTGCAAATGTTAAGGATACCATAACCAATATTTTAGGCGTAAGGTTAACTTCGAACCCTGAGAAGTATTTGGGGTTACCTATGATGGTTGGTCGAAGGAAGAATTGGGCTTTTGCAAACTTTCTAGATTGGTTTAGGAGACGTATCGCAGGGTGGAGTTTACGCTACTTATCTATGGGGGGAAAGGAAGTTTTTGTTAAATCAGTTTTACAGTCAACTCCGGTTTATGTTATGCAATGCTTCACTTTACCAAAAATTTTATGTCGTAAACTTGAAGGCATAATGAACAAGTTCTGGTGGTCTAGTAATAAGTCGAATAAGGGCATCCATTGGAGCAACTGGGACGCATTATGTAAACCAAAAAGTGTTGGTGGTCTAGGTTTCAAAAAATTGTTTTTGTTTAATAAAGCATTATTAGCGAAATAGGTATGGTGTCTTTTAACCCAGCCCAGTTGTCTTTTAGCCAAAGTTCTGAAAGCCCGTTACTTTCCTAAATCATATATTTTATTAGCTAAAATAGCCTCTTACCCTTCGTTTACCTGGAGGAGCATTTGTAGTGCTCGGGATCTAATTGCCAAAGAAATTCTGTGGCGAATTGGTAATGTTTATTGCGTTAATATATGGAACAACCCTTGGCTACCTCGAATTGAGAAAAATCTTGTTTCAGTTCGACACATATCTTCGAATTGGACGACTGTTAACCA belongs to Gossypium arboreum isolate Shixiya-1 chromosome 7, ASM2569848v2, whole genome shotgun sequence and includes:
- the LOC128295414 gene encoding uncharacterized protein LOC128295414; this translates as MSSILGCCINEGQGAFIPRRLISDNVIITYEDLHSLQMKKKGKKGNFALKLHMSKAYDRIEWDFLAEGFSTLINEAKQNGLMKGATIRRERFAINHLFFADDCILFGDASIEGENVVREIIKEYEEISGQRVNFEKSLIYFRANVVANVKDTITNILGVRLTSNPEKYLGLPMMVGRRKNWAFANFLDWFRRRIAGWSLRYLSMGGKEVFVKSVLQSTPVYVMQCFTLPKILCRKLEGIMNKFWWSSNKSNKGIHWSNWDALCKPKSVGGLAKIASYPSFTWRSICSARDLIAKEILWRIGNVYCVNIWNNPWLPRIEKNLVSVRHISSNWTTVNQLIEEDTNTWNRELILNIVDAEQENRILSIPLTDSRSKDMLVWKYEGSAEYSVRSGYWVLVIDYLIL